DNA sequence from the Streptomyces canus genome:
AGTCCGCCGGTGAGCGACTCGGCGACCGCGAGCGTCTGGCCCTTCACGGTGAGTAGTCGCACCACTTGGGCGGCCGGGGAATTCACGCTTCCGACTCCTCCAACGCCGCCTTGCGCTCGGCGATTCCCTGCCTGCGCAGCACAATGGCCTGTCTCACATAGTCCAGCCCGGTCACGACGGTCAGCACGACCGCCACAGCCATCACCCAGAACCTCGCGGTGGCCAGCCACCCCGTCAGCGCCAGGATGTACATCCCTACGGCGATGCCCTGGCTGAGGGTCTTGAGCTTGCCTCCCCGGCTCGCCGGGATCACGCCGTACCGGATGACGAGGAAACGCAGCAGGGTGATCCCGAGTTCCCTGCCCAGGATGACGATCGTGACCCACCACGGCAGGTCGCCGAGCCCGGAGAGACAGATCAGCGCCGCCCCCATGATCGCCTTGTCGGCGATGGGGTCGGCGATCTTCCCGAAGTCGGTGACGAGGTTGTAGGCGCGCGCCAGGTGTCCGTCGAAGAGGTCGGTGATCATGGCGACCGCGAAGGCCGCCCAGGCGAACGAGCGCCACGCCGGGTCGTACCCGCCGTCGGCCAGCATCAGGGCGACGAAGCCGGGCACGAGGACCAGCCGGAGCATGGTCAGCAGATTGGCGACG
Encoded proteins:
- the pgsA gene encoding CDP-diacylglycerol--glycerol-3-phosphate 3-phosphatidyltransferase, producing the protein MTGVPASAAGGPSAAKGGPAGGVSGAASGVAHSAPSAAVSGTAAEVRASAVPVAGAVAGAASGAGNDSGSKTARGGKIAAAAVNQASVWNVANLLTMLRLVLVPGFVALMLADGGYDPAWRSFAWAAFAVAMITDLFDGHLARAYNLVTDFGKIADPIADKAIMGAALICLSGLGDLPWWVTIVILGRELGITLLRFLVIRYGVIPASRGGKLKTLSQGIAVGMYILALTGWLATARFWVMAVAVVLTVVTGLDYVRQAIVLRRQGIAERKAALEESEA